Part of the Mus caroli unplaced genomic scaffold, CAROLI_EIJ_v1.1 scaffold_18017_1, whole genome shotgun sequence genome is shown below.
GCAGACCAACAACAGCCATGAAAGCCAATGTCTGTGctaatgaagaaaattaatctTGGTGTATCTGACCCCCTTTCCAGGAACTTTAGCCTAGGAGATCATGGCAGTGACTCTTATAAGGGTCATTGATGAGGCTATTTATGATGGGTATACCATGTATCACATTCCAACCAATTGCACCACATTAGTGCTCACTGTCTTACAGTTTAACTGCTGTGAATACAAATGACACCCAAAGGAAGGGATAAAGGACCAACATGGTGAAGGTGTTGGAATGTAGGGCTGAGGACATTAAATGCACCTTGTAAGAAATTATGAATGCCATCTcttcttttctggtttcttctctAGAGGACCTTTTCCCCACTGTTCTGGTCCATATTGGACCGTCCATCTCTCTTATTTTTATCCACTCTTTCGAGCCTTTGATCCTTGAACCAACTTGACCCTGCATCCTTACACTAGTGGGTGATATCCCTGTGAACATTCAGAAACAGTAGTCTTCATTTCATTAAGCACATGTATGTAAAGTGGGTTCTGCCCTTACAAGTAAACAACAGAAGGGCTGCATGCATCCCCCTTTCAGCATTTGTTGCCGTTCTCCTGTCAATATTCTATTACCTCTGGAATTTTACTCTCTTTCATTTACCTGAGATACGTTTGCCTCTGTAGCTCAAGTTGTTCTGGAATTTACTGTGAATGCTCCtcaggcttcaaactcatggagattctTTTTGTCTCTGGCTCCTTGTTTTTAGTATCATGGTTGTACACTACCTANTCTGGCTGCCTTCTGTCTTTGTCCCGTGTGAAAGGAGTGTGGCAGTTACTGTAACTTCTTCCTCCTTGCAACAGTTTCTGTAGTATTTTGGGCTTTGAGCATTCTCTGCCATGCTTGTTTCTGAGACCCATCTAAAGAGAGAGTGAGTGGAACAGctggaaaaacaaagaatgtaTTAGCTGGTACAGGGTGCTGTCTTATATGAAAAATGCAATGTGGGTATTTTAGCTTATTTGTGAATAAAAGACAAACTCTTTCCCTATCTCAGTGTATTTTCACAGATAGGAATGTGTTTAGCATTTTGAGGAAATATACGGAAATCTATCtttcctcattttgttttttgttatatCTCTAATTTCTATGACTCCCCTGTGTGTTCTTAGACTATGGTTCACAGAATGGCTCTAGTATGCATTCACATATACTTCNTATTCCTACTAAGTCATAAAGCACTAACTCGCATGGCAGTGTCCATTAGTGATTATTAAAATGACACTAGAGCCACTTAAGCTGTCCTCCAGCAATTACATGAGAGCTTTTTCTCCGGAGCTTTCACACTGAGCTAGTGCTGTTGCATGTAGCTGTATGACCAGCTCAGTAGAGATGCCCATCTATGCAGATAGCATAATGTCTTGTAGTTTTTGGAGAAATCTCAGTACTAAGTTTCCATTATCATATGTCACCAGAAATGAGATTCCTTCCTGACACATCACTTGTCAGATAATGTGCCACATTTGCCAAGAGCATGCCTGCCTGAATGTAGGCTCCCAGTTGTTTATATTTCAGAAACTAACATTGTCCTTGTCTTattcagggttcctattcctgcacaaacatcatgacctagaagcaagttggggaggaaagggtttattcggcttacacttccatactgctgttcatcaccaaggaagttaggactggaactcaagcaggtcaggaagctggaactgatgcagaggccatgaaagagtgttccctactggcttgcttctcctggcttgcacAGCCTGGTCTCTTATAAAACtcaaggctaccagcccagagatggtcccacccacagggagCCTTCCCCCCTtagtcactaattgagaaaatgccttacagttgtacctcatggaggcatttcctcaactgaagctcctttccctgtgataactccagctgtgtcaaggtgacaaaaaacTAGACAGTACAGTCCTATTGCAGTACCCAAAATGAGTAGACCATCACCAGGATCGGATGGACCAGTCTGAGAtgagagggatagagagaagtATGGGAAAAGGCAAATGGGggcagaaagagaggggaaaagagaaagataatgGGGTgtgatttgcattttattttgtcatcttaTAACTTTCGTGCattgttttagatttttgaacatttgtttattgACTTTTCCTTGTGTTGAAAAAGGCTTGTTGGGCTGGAGAGTGGCTCAGTGttcaagcagaggtcctgagttcaattcccagcaaccacaaggtggttcacacccatctgtaatgggatccaatgcctttttctggtgtgtctgaagatagtgtcagtgtacttatgtatataagtaaattaatgttgtataaaaaagaaaataacttcttttttcaTAGCCTATATCCTAAGTTTAGTTTCCCTTGTTCTACTCTCTCTTGGCCATCCAGTCATCAGTATctattccctttctgtctttcagtaGAAAACAACAAGCTTCCAATACATAGGAACCAAATAGAACCAAATAAAATATACTGAGATGAAGCAAATCTGTTATTTCCAAGTTGAACATGCTTAACTGATGGGAGGAAAGGAGTCATAAATCAAAGGTTGTGTCAACATCTACTAAGATGCTcaaacatttgtatttctttctgtttgtttatatagtagattatattgatgattttatgtatattgaacAATCCCGTATTCCTGAGATGAAGCCAACTTGAACATATTGGATGATGTTTTTATGTGTTCTCTGATTTGGTTTgccagtattttattgagtatttttgcatcaatgttcataagagaaattgacctgaaattaattttctttgttgaatccTTGTGTGATTTAGTATCAGGCTGATTGTGACCCCATAGAAAGGGTTTAGCAATGTTCCTTCTGGTTCTATTTTCTCGAATAGGTGAGGAGTATTAatgttaggtcttctttgaaagtctggagtaattctgcACTATGACCATCTGGTCCTCGACTTTTTGTGATtaggagaattttattgactgcttctattatTGTAGGGATTATAAGACTGTTCAGATTGTTTACCTggtcttaatttaactttggtaagtggaatCACTccagaaaattatccatttcatttagattttcaagttttgtggAGTACATATTTTGAGAAAGACATAGTGATACTTTGGATTTCCTAAGTCTCTGTTGATATGTTCTCCCTTttggattttgttaatttggttattgtctctctgccttttagttagtttggctaatggTTTGTTCATTTGCTGTTTTTCTCAGGGATCCAgctgttggttttgttgcttctttgaattgttgtttttgtttctaatatattgatttaagccctgagtttgattattttgtgataGCTACTCCTCTTTCCTGTGCTTGATTCATTTTGTACTATGGCATTCAGGTTTGCTATTATGAGAATGCTCCAGTTTATTTTTTCCAGCTCCAACTCTTGTATGCCCTTTGGTTagaggttcagtctctgggagccccaaaTTGTCCAAGTAATTGACTTTGTTGATCTTCTTATCGAGTCCATATGCCCTTTGgattcctccatccctcctccaaccaactctttcacaagatttcccatgctccctctaatgtttggctgttgggTTTTCTGTCTGTTCCATCAATTGATGAGTGGAGTCTCTAAGAAGGCAGTTATGCTAGGTTAATCTCTGCAAGCCTAGCACAGTATtaatttttgcattttcattttttattttattttttaaaatgctaaatttattttttattggatattttctttatttacatttcaaatgttatcccctttcccggtttcccttcctcctggaaacaccctatcacatcgtCACTTCCCATACTTCTATgtggtgttcctccacccacccacctcttcACCCTCGATTCCTTTGCACtagggcatctatcaagccttcataggacagaGGAACTCTCCTTCCATGTATGCatgacaagtccatcctctgctacatatacagttggacccatgtgtgctcctttgttgatggcttagtccctgggagttctgtggTGTCTGGTTGGTGGTTATTCGtgttcttactatggggttgcaaaagTCTTcaagtccttcagtccttctctctctctctccatcggGGACTTCATAGCATGGATTGCAAGTTGGTTCAATCATAGACTGGCTATTCCTccactctctgctccatctttgtccctataCTTTTTGTatgcaggacaaattttgggacAGATGTCTTGTCAGTGGGTTGGTATGATTGTCCTTCCACAGGTAGTATCCCATCTCATGGCATTCAGTTATTTGTGGGTGCAAGGGGGACCACaatcctggaaggaaatgggaggaagagaaagagaaacaggagaccaagaagatggTACCTATCAATGTCTCCTTCattaggctgaggtgccttgattttaaagcatacatcgcagggaataggggaggggtcAAGGGTGAATTTTACGAAGACCAAAGAAGTGGGaatctgctgacatgagggccgaagtcaggcgccaggcagtgggcactctgcatcttatctctggaacatagatcctccttgacagccttgggtgtcaggctgggctcaggtgTAACAcatgtccttggatggcatgggagttcaggaagagatagggaggaggggactataattcagcttttacagcctcatgTGCCAGGAAGtgaatagggaggagggagtgataaccagctcttagcatgaggccatttggcctgttagggagattgtgaagggctagCTTTCTCACAGGATAGTCTCTGACATCTCCCCcttctgaattaaatttaataaggccacacttaactgagctGATCAAATAATCTTCTCATCCTTAGATGAGCAGGCATGACCATGGCTAGGGGGACATTAATtcgattcctcccgtgggtgctgtcacagacccacacttgtggctcttggtatcttttggggaggagaggcagagccttagaaaaattCTTTACTTTCAACtgaaactagataccaacctccatctaAACCGGGTTtatctctcagggaactcagaaatggtctaTATGGACCTTCCCCTGCAATACTTAGTTTGCACCCATGCTGGGCCCATACCGGATTCGTATTATCATGAACCAGCATGAACAGTTCTGAGTtttgtgcagctcctaaaggagaattgtcaacctcagactcagtaaggcctctacaagaattatgccaaTTGTAACATCACAATTTGTGACTCTTACactatattaggagctggaggtcacccttcTTCATCCCTATTGTCTTCAaagcctgaggaaccaaggggactCTGCATtagcagcaagggtggaaaattGCAGATTAGTCgctctttctgcctcagtgggaggagaatCTTCTTTGTCTGAGTCCTGGATATCCAGCTGATGGTAGTGGACTGCAACCGGCTTacttaaagcagcttcaatctgtgacttaacaaaactgaTTAATTTTCTAAAGGCCCAGgggccaaaagacaaaagcagcaaaatacccatgaaaggtccCAAATGGCTGGGAAGTAAGGTGGTGAcccaaggagaagtagaaaaccaatttttataccaatattcttgtttcGCTCCattatgttttctcttctacactagttctaactttgtctatgctatcttgaactaagccagtcttaTCAGAGTAAAAACAACACTCTTCTAATAcctgaaatttctgtctttgtagccttaatatttgttatatcctGTCTTATTGTTGAGACCattacttctaagacattaaccatTGCCTCCAATTTTTTACCTACAATAAGTTGCCAATATTCTTAtgcttatcattaacaaaatgaccAGTATGCAGCTgttgatctaaagctgtggtagttattgaagttaaaattgcaatcaaagcagtaaatcttaaaattgctcatttgaccTTTTCTATGTTTGCATTCTCGGGTTTTTTAAACCAAGTATCATTTCTTAACTCtaacaggcagcaaaacataaacAGGTCTctataacaaaatcataacagcagattccttatctaaattactaactacacaattagttaattgacaacaattacaatgaatatgaaaagacttgtcaagattggtgatcttgactcttaaaattatctaacaatagAGCATATACGTAAGGTACAAAAGCTTTCACAGATATAGGGGAGTTGGTCTGAATGGCccaaaacagtgtctctgatgaaatcttgttaAATACACTGTAGCAATCCCTCCACCTCATAGGTCATCATTTATAGTTGTCCTCAAATTGACACCAGGTCggctctccttgctgtagcccatggtggagataggaagtttcttcatcttgtttgcaagtgggtgctctccctgattcctctttctctgtgtgctcaacacagttttcttgtcatcactgccaggacacacatgaactcacaggtcAGTCTGTCACacgaatcattctggaagctagcatgcttctgcagtattctgtggaaaaaacagaaacaccgCCCCCTTTTCCCCATATTAATCTTCTATTCAGGCTCATGCCATGTGTCAATGagtggatccttttcatctcacctagataTGATTgtgtctagttttaagatactataagacatttattaagttctttgacatctaaatttcaagattcttaaaaataaaagtatgatttaaataatataCATGGGGGTATTatttctccccctttttgtttttaagaagatagagttttaaagttctataatgccttgtctttgagaattataaaattgttgacaaaacTACTTAAATACTGGACTGTTATAGTCAGCTTTAATATAACATGgacagtgactaattacactttcaattgtttctcttgaagagcagttgtaactagaatgcttgaaaagttattatagtcacatgtctataatttatttactttttaatcagaaataagagaaagtcctTAAATTGTATCTGTGAATAACTATCCTCTAGGGAAAACAccttgattagtaagtctaaaacccaaataattataagtatcctgagtttgtattttttcaggagctatctgtaatctttatctgttaaagctttatgtaaacctctataacacaaaagcaaatcttgGGGGTCTTTTCTaggcaacccaggacaatttTTTAACTGTCTGCAAACAGTTTTCTTAGTGCCAACAATAGAAGAGTATAAAGGACATGTGATGTGTAAACACAATGGGAACTTTATTCATAAAAATGGAATTATGTTGTCGACAGGAAAACAATTTAGTGGAGACTACCATGTCTTAACCAGGCTCAgtatattctattttcttccatGTATGTGTCCTAGATCATACTTCTATAAGTGAAATCTTGCATGTATACGATTcataaaattggaagaaaatCCCTGTAGCATAGAATGAATATGAGCTGTGTCGAGAGGTGAGAAATGTACAGGTTTATGGAAATGGAAGGAGTGTGTGCTCAATATTCAGTATGTAAGTCAAGATATACCATGTCCAGTGAATGAAAAACTCGAAAATAATTTTAGCACAACCgtagaattttctcaattgatttAATGTTAAATAACTATTTCTTAAGTTTATGTTCATATAGAATATAGTAAAAACAAAGTCATCACAGttaagagaaatagaataaagTAGTCAACTTAACAATATAGGGCAATTTTACTAACTATTAAAATTCATGTGGATATGctttttttctatctatctatatacttAGTATTCTATATTCCTGCacatgtacttatgtatatatatatttatatatttttcattacttttatatATCTGTATCAGTGACTATAATTCTTCAAGTAAATGTCGAAAAGCACTTTGTTGCAATGATCTGGCAAGCTCTTACATTGCATAGGCATAATATTGAGAAATTTCCATATCCCTCTCCCTCTGAAGGAAAATCTGCAGTTTCCCAGTAGAGGGGTTCTGGACAGCATTCTCACGTTCTTGTGGGGATTGCCGCTTCATGgcctccctctctggcctctgctcttTTGTGATGGGTTGTGAGACAACTGGTCTCAGAATGTCGACTTTCTTCCATGGAATGGGTTGGCGGCTGAAGTCATGCAGCAGATATTGGGTTTGAGGTTTGGGAGATGGTGGTACCTTGTTCCTGGCAGCAGAAACAAGCTCTCTCTGGAATGATGTGTGAGATGATGCTCTGGAGGGTACAGGCCTCGAGGTGGCCAACTGGGGCACAGCACTAGACTGGTTGGGGTTGGTTACATTAGGTCTAGTGGCACTGGAGGAAATTGCAGGAGCTGACTTGGCAGAGCCTATCAAAGATGTGTTCACAGGAGGTGGTTGGTCTGGCCTGAGTGTGGTAGGTTGAGCTGAGTGAGAGTGATGCTGCACAGGGTAAACTGTAGTGGGCCTGTGTACAACCAGGGAAAGGGGCTTTCTAGAAGCAGGTCTGGATTGAGGCTTGTCGAGAGTTGGAAAAGGCAGAGGAACTAACTTGACCTTCCCAGCTGGGGGCAGCTCACACTGGGATGGAGATAGACAATCTTTGTTAACACTGCTCTCTGNTCNCTGNACCTTNCCTGGGCTTTTGGGAGGATGCTGGCCCTCACATGGCATGTTTAACACTGTTGTAGTAACTGAGCCTGGACCTGGATCTTTGTTGCTGGTGAAGGTTTGCAGACCTCTGAAGGAAGAGATGCCAGATTTCTTCTCACTCTTCTTCCCCAGTGGGTGGAAGACCTGCACGGACTCCAGCATGTGCATTGCAAGGTTGGTTCGAGGCTTCTTGAAGCTGTTTTGACTGAGCTCAGGTGGGTTCCTCTTCCTGTTGGTCTTGGGGATGGTGGGCTCCTTTTCTGCTTTGACTCTCTTCCTTGACTGCTTAAGCTCCTCTGGTTTCTTGGATTTGTTCTCTGGTCCACTTGGTCTTTCTTGCCCCTGTTTTCTACCTCTTTTGCTCTTGCTGGGGGGCCCTTTGGGAGCTTTGCCTTCTGGGTGCTTTGCCATGTTGTCAATAGCCCTGTCACTGGCCCCAGCAACACCCACagccccctctccctccaccaggTCCTGGTACTGGATTTTGGCCTGAGGAGCCCCCTCAAGCAACTCAAAGGATTTATGTTTGTTCTTCCTCACCTGGTCAGAGGGGACATTGGTGACTCTCCAGTTTTCACAGGACTGACCTTGGTctatgtctgtgagggtgtttagGAGTTGGGGAAGTTGAATGTCTGCCCCAAACCTAGTGATGTCTTTAAAGTCAAAGCTGGATCCAATCTCATTCTCTAGCCCCACAAGCTCTTTAGGACCCATGCTGATGCATCCCAAATGGGCGTTATCAGAATCAGGCTTCTGCCTGAGGCTCTCAGTCTCAGTGCAGTGCAGAGGCTGCTGCAAGTCAGCGTGTTCCAAAGTCAGGATTGGCgtgtcttggttttcttttgtgcCCTCNTTTGTCTCAGGCATGGTTTTGTTCTCCGGTTGTTCCAGGCTTGGAGCTGGAGGCAAGGCCAGGAACTCTGAAGGACTGTGGATGAGGGCTGTTAATGCCCTGTCCCCATTGACAGCTGATGGCCTTATCTGGGAAACCTGGACACAGGTGTTGCAGAGTTCTGGACTCTGCAGCAGACAGTGTGTCTGGCCTGAAGGTGGCAATCCCAGGGATGTCTCCATTTGAACCACTGGAAAAGAGTGAAGGAAGAAGTCAGTGCCTGGGGTAAATGAGATGCTCCCCACCCCTAACCCTATTTCATAGGACCACAGCATTTGACCCCTGCAGCAGTGGGAAGACATTCCTATGAGCTCTTGATGAAGAGATTGGATGCTACCTCTGTGGGCAGACCGATGGTGACTGCTTTGTTTCTGCAGATCATTGCATGTCATGCTTTCtcagatattttgattttttttcctttttgtgtgaTTTGTGGAGGAAAACCCTTAGTAGGTCAGTTACCAAATTACATGGACATGTGCTCCTCACTTTCCTTCAACTTTGTCTTTATGAAGAGTGCCTCTCTTGTTTGTGGAACTTTGCTACTAGGTAGGTTGTCTGGtccataattttcaaaaatttaccTGACCCTTTGAATAATGTCATTACTCAGATGACCCCAGATTCTTGGTTTTTTATGTAGGTTTAGGTTGCAAACCCACCTAGGCAGTCCTGCAAGGCAAACATTTAAACAACCAACAATTTTCTCCAGTTCCATATTTCACAATGTTATAAGTGGAATGTAAAATGGTATGAGAATTTGAAATTGTTGGGCTTGTGTGAGACTCAGTAGTAGAGAACATGTCTCCATGATCTTATGTTCTTGGACATGGTTTACCTCTGCAGTactacagcaaaagaaaaaaaaaaaagcaaagcaaaacaaaaaaaccg
Proteins encoded:
- the LOC110289173 gene encoding LOW QUALITY PROTEIN: uncharacterized protein C2orf78 homolog (The sequence of the model RefSeq protein was modified relative to this genomic sequence to represent the inferred CDS: substituted 1 base at 1 genomic stop codon) encodes the protein MSENFQSSPFFGTERTLYPSLPLLSNSGQPAGTVCNFSGVSTPDVSSAWLLPSASSTSLQPLMGNAYLNPDAGTTMLTVLTEQGQISTSAPSYPGPLXWDYTGSTHGREDALQEFNMTLTDQDTTLSSLAVTNQCDKILDPNGIVPLHPTLPASFVQVTPPQMPNQGYSLAPSYQEGSQFYYYEHNNLGPLIAREFGQCLQAHDSVSYPGSQTSVLQPEMVMVLKEIQPMNIQIPLFTSAFSYYTSAQSMPDNGLPVVQMETSLGLPPSGQTHCLLQSPELCNTCVQVSQIRPSAVNGDRALTALIHSPSEFLALPPAPSLEQPENKTMPETXEGTKENQDTPILTLEHADLQQPLHCTETESLRQKPDSDNAHLGCISMGPKELVGLENEIGSSFDFKDITRFGADIQLPQLLNTLTDIDQGQSCENWRVTNVPSDQVRKNKHKSFELLEGAPQAKIQYQDLVEGEGAVGVAGASDRAIDNMAKHPEGKAPKGPPSKSKRGRKQGQERPSGPENKSKKPEELKQSRKRVKAEKEPTIPKTNRKRNPPELSQNSFKKPRTNLAMHMLESVQVFHPLGKKSEKKSGISSFRGLQTFTSNKDPGPGSVTTTVLNMPCEGQHPPKSPGKVQXXESSVNKDCLSPSQCELPPAGKVKLVPLPFPTLDKPQSRPASRKPLSLVVHRPTTVYPVQHHSHSAQPTTLRPDQPPPVNTSLIGSAKSAPAISSSATRPNVTNPNQSSAVPQLATSRPVPSRASSHTSFQRELVSAARNKVPPSPKPQTQYLLHDFSRQPIPWKKVDILRPVVSQPITKEQRPEREAMKRQSPQERENAVQNPSTGKLQIFLQRERDMEISQYYAYAM